One Dietzia sp. JS16-p6b genomic window carries:
- a CDS encoding Ppx/GppA phosphatase family protein, which yields MTAVAGSAGSGAVRVGAVDCGTNSIRLLVAEGVRGQPGLADVHREMRIIRLGEGVDATGRLSTEAISRCRTALTDYAATMAELGVQSVRMVATSATRDASNKDEFFDMTAEVLGKHFPGAVAEVISGQTEAELTFAGGVIDLDPSDGPFVVTDLGGGSTEIVVGEIVRGQVQILGARSLDVGCVRLTERVLHSDPPTAAEIAEAWFVIADALAEAGDVPVGLATRWVGVAGTFTTLSALAQGLGEYDPERIHGSVIPLDRIREVCDRLVASSVTERRSLGPMHPGRADVIGGGSIVVQALCDVMAERAGLSELTVSEKDILDGIAMSVLTRLAG from the coding sequence GTGACCGCGGTTGCTGGCTCTGCTGGTTCTGGCGCGGTGCGAGTCGGAGCCGTGGACTGCGGCACCAACTCCATCCGACTGCTCGTCGCCGAGGGCGTGCGCGGTCAGCCCGGGCTCGCCGACGTCCACCGCGAGATGCGCATCATTCGGCTAGGGGAGGGCGTCGACGCCACCGGCAGGCTCTCGACCGAAGCGATCTCCAGGTGTCGCACCGCGCTCACCGACTACGCGGCCACGATGGCCGAACTCGGCGTGCAGTCCGTGCGGATGGTCGCGACCTCCGCCACTCGGGATGCCAGCAACAAAGACGAGTTCTTCGACATGACCGCCGAGGTGCTCGGTAAGCACTTCCCGGGCGCGGTGGCCGAGGTGATCAGTGGGCAGACCGAGGCTGAGCTGACCTTCGCTGGCGGGGTGATCGACCTCGACCCGTCCGACGGACCGTTCGTGGTGACCGACCTCGGCGGTGGGTCCACGGAGATCGTGGTTGGCGAGATCGTGCGTGGTCAGGTACAGATCCTGGGTGCCCGCAGCCTCGACGTGGGCTGCGTTCGCCTCACCGAGCGGGTGCTGCACTCTGATCCGCCCACCGCCGCCGAGATCGCCGAGGCCTGGTTCGTCATCGCCGACGCACTGGCGGAGGCCGGCGACGTGCCGGTGGGCCTCGCTACTCGATGGGTGGGTGTGGCGGGGACTTTCACCACGTTGAGTGCGCTGGCGCAGGGGCTGGGGGAGTACGATCCCGAGCGGATCCACGGCAGCGTCATCCCGCTGGACCGGATTCGCGAGGTGTGCGACCGCCTGGTGGCGTCCTCAGTGACCGAACGCCGCAGCCTGGGCCCGATGCACCCGGGCCGCGCGGATGTGATCGGCGGGGGCTCCATCGTGGTCCAGGCGCTGTGTGATGTGATGGCAGAGCGTGCCGGGTTGTCCGAGCTCACGGTGAGTGAGAAAGACATCCTGGACGGCATCGCGATGTCGGTGCTGACCCGCTTGGCCGGTTGA
- a CDS encoding DUF501 domain-containing protein, with protein sequence MSAEHSVSSDDLDAIEAQLGRRPRGVLEVSYRSPDGRPGVVKTAPRLEDGTPFPTLYYLTDPRLTAEASRQESAGIMRGMTTRLTSDPEMALNYTQAHERYLEQRNEIEDLGTDFSGGGMPERVKCLHVLMAYALAEGPGVVWLGDESVALACEAGLRGTALPEDWPTPEELGVPDYYAQEQE encoded by the coding sequence GTGAGCGCCGAACACAGCGTGTCCAGTGACGATCTCGACGCGATCGAGGCCCAGCTGGGCCGGCGGCCGCGCGGGGTGCTGGAGGTGTCCTACCGCAGCCCAGACGGCAGGCCCGGGGTGGTCAAGACCGCGCCGCGGTTGGAGGACGGCACCCCGTTCCCGACGCTGTACTACCTCACCGATCCGCGGCTCACCGCCGAGGCGAGTCGGCAGGAGTCCGCGGGGATCATGAGGGGGATGACGACGAGGCTGACCTCCGACCCCGAGATGGCGCTGAACTACACCCAGGCGCACGAGCGGTATCTCGAGCAGCGCAATGAGATCGAGGACCTCGGGACGGACTTCTCCGGTGGCGGGATGCCCGAGCGGGTCAAGTGCCTGCACGTGCTGATGGCCTACGCGTTGGCCGAGGGGCCCGGCGTGGTGTGGTTGGGCGACGAGTCCGTGGCGCTGGCCTGCGAGGCCGGACTGCGCGGTACCGCGCTGCCCGAGGACTGGCCCACGCCCGAGGAGCTGGGCGTGCCGGACTACTACGCGCAGGAGCAGGAGTGA
- a CDS encoding septum formation initiator family protein → MPASARSKRVGSTAHPEAHRLKTRTDLSDTVLGPRNYTPRRIGLLAVVAIILLVTVSFPLRNHYQFLSDEKAVAQERAALEATIAELEAEEQLLADPAYIEQQARIRFGAVKPGETPYRVSPVDPVEQAAAEQRAAELAALPWQTRVWDSISVPADPVYPENSSLPGGTSVLEGTSIPGGPDTPAVPVDPRRGHLGVDSPGGEAPDGADAPQQPQEDPPA, encoded by the coding sequence GTGCCCGCCTCGGCCCGTTCGAAGCGGGTCGGCTCGACCGCGCATCCGGAGGCCCACCGGCTCAAAACGCGGACCGATCTCTCGGACACGGTGCTGGGCCCGCGGAACTACACGCCTCGGCGGATCGGTCTCCTCGCCGTCGTCGCCATCATCCTGCTGGTGACGGTGTCGTTTCCCCTGCGCAATCACTATCAGTTCCTCTCGGACGAGAAGGCGGTGGCGCAGGAGCGGGCGGCGCTGGAGGCCACGATCGCCGAGCTCGAGGCCGAGGAGCAGCTGCTCGCCGATCCGGCGTACATCGAGCAGCAGGCCCGCATCCGCTTCGGCGCCGTCAAGCCGGGGGAGACCCCGTACCGGGTGAGCCCGGTGGATCCGGTGGAGCAGGCGGCGGCCGAGCAGCGGGCGGCCGAGTTGGCGGCGCTGCCGTGGCAGACGCGGGTGTGGGACTCCATCTCCGTGCCCGCCGATCCCGTCTACCCGGAGAACTCGAGCCTGCCGGGGGGAACGTCGGTCCTCGAGGGCACCAGCATCCCCGGCGGCCCCGACACCCCGGCCGTTCCGGTCGATCCCCGGCGCGGGCATCTCGGCGTCGACTCCCCGGGCGGCGAGGCACCCGATGGCGCCGATGCGCCCCAGCAACCACAGGAGGACCCCCCAGCGTGA
- the eno gene encoding phosphopyruvate hydratase: MALIEQVGAREILDSRGNPTVEVEVLLDDGSFARAAVPSGASTGAHEAVELRDSDERYMGKGVTKAVDAVLDVLAPAVIGIPAEEQRQVDEALLDADGTPNKSTVGANAILGVSLAVARAAADSANLELYRFVGGANAHVLPVPMMNILNGGAHADSGVDVQEFMIAPIGAPTFREALRMGAEVYHNLKSVLKDKGLSTGLGDEGGFAPSVDSTKAALDLIVEAIEKAGYTLGTDVALALDVAATEFFKDGKYHFEGKQLSAAEMADVYADLVANYSLVSIEDPLDEDDWEGWKTLTEMIGNKVQIVGDDLFVTNPERLRDGIERGAANALLVKVNQIGTLTETLDAVELAHRNRYATMMSHRSGETEDTTIADLAVACNCGQIKTGAPARSERVAKYNQLLRIEEMLGDAARYAGAGAFPRFSA; encoded by the coding sequence ATGGCGCTTATCGAGCAGGTCGGAGCCCGGGAGATCCTCGATTCGCGAGGCAACCCCACCGTCGAGGTGGAGGTGCTTCTGGACGACGGCTCGTTCGCACGGGCGGCCGTTCCCTCGGGTGCCTCGACCGGCGCCCACGAGGCAGTGGAGCTGCGCGACTCCGACGAGCGCTACATGGGCAAGGGCGTGACCAAGGCCGTCGACGCCGTCCTGGACGTGCTGGCCCCCGCCGTGATCGGCATCCCCGCCGAGGAGCAGCGTCAGGTCGACGAGGCCCTCCTCGACGCCGACGGCACCCCCAACAAGTCCACGGTCGGCGCCAACGCCATCCTCGGCGTCTCGCTCGCCGTGGCCCGCGCCGCGGCCGATTCGGCGAACCTCGAGCTGTACCGCTTCGTCGGCGGCGCCAACGCCCACGTCCTGCCGGTGCCCATGATGAACATCCTCAACGGCGGCGCCCACGCCGACTCGGGCGTCGACGTCCAGGAGTTCATGATCGCGCCGATCGGTGCGCCCACCTTCCGCGAGGCCCTGCGCATGGGCGCCGAGGTGTACCACAACCTCAAGTCCGTGCTCAAGGACAAGGGCCTGTCGACGGGCCTGGGCGACGAGGGCGGTTTCGCCCCGTCGGTCGACTCCACCAAGGCGGCCCTCGACCTCATCGTCGAGGCCATCGAGAAGGCCGGGTACACCCTGGGCACCGACGTCGCGCTCGCACTCGATGTGGCCGCGACCGAGTTCTTCAAGGACGGCAAGTACCACTTCGAGGGCAAGCAGCTCTCCGCCGCCGAGATGGCCGACGTCTACGCCGACCTGGTGGCCAACTACTCCCTGGTCTCCATCGAGGACCCGCTCGACGAGGACGACTGGGAGGGCTGGAAGACCCTCACCGAGATGATCGGCAACAAGGTCCAGATCGTCGGCGACGATCTGTTCGTCACCAACCCCGAGCGCCTGCGCGACGGCATCGAGCGGGGCGCGGCCAACGCGCTGCTGGTCAAGGTCAACCAGATCGGCACGCTCACCGAGACGCTGGATGCCGTGGAGCTGGCGCACCGCAACCGCTACGCCACGATGATGTCGCACCGCTCGGGCGAGACCGAGGACACGACCATCGCCGACCTCGCGGTGGCCTGCAACTGCGGCCAGATCAAGACCGGCGCCCCGGCCCGCTCGGAGCGCGTGGCCAAGTACAACCAGCTCCTGCGCATCGAGGAGATGCTCGGGGACGCCGCTCGGTACGCCGGCGCCGGCGCCTTCCCGCGCTTCTCCGCCTGA
- a CDS encoding nuclease-related domain-containing protein, which produces MAEILPLLTAVLLGVVAVGGVWHSNSKARWQKRLAAMSAEMSQAEQRLSTTLSEARAAHSRAIAHEHDYYRQIRARLQLSTGESTSRAHILSACREARINAVVMSNVLFRPPEADDGKVFHAQIDHLVVTERSLLIVESKYWKYAVFDGVDIRAHSDSLRILFGDLVEDLPRQHAVHLYREDDRVKLRTSSPAGQVRLQAHRLSSFLTMRGGTPPWINTCVYYCHPESKVHHADFNNRTAIVSSYPALGRMIMSTQTAETARVDVDAIVGALAPLSTDTTGTGIYSQKWTSILDAHSVNVSGSTAMDSSSVGRHARAPISTMAMSKSESPRST; this is translated from the coding sequence GTGGCAGAAATTCTCCCGCTTCTCACAGCAGTGCTGTTGGGTGTCGTCGCTGTTGGCGGGGTTTGGCACTCGAATTCCAAGGCGAGATGGCAGAAGCGTCTGGCGGCTATGTCCGCGGAGATGAGCCAAGCAGAACAGCGGCTTTCGACCACGCTCTCTGAGGCGCGGGCAGCCCATAGTCGTGCTATTGCGCACGAGCACGACTATTACCGCCAGATTCGTGCACGTCTTCAGCTCTCAACCGGGGAGAGCACGTCTCGCGCGCACATCTTGTCGGCGTGCCGTGAAGCCCGAATCAACGCGGTAGTCATGTCCAACGTGTTGTTCAGGCCACCTGAGGCTGACGATGGCAAGGTATTCCACGCTCAGATCGACCATCTCGTGGTGACCGAACGAAGCCTGCTGATCGTAGAGAGCAAGTACTGGAAGTACGCCGTTTTCGATGGGGTCGATATCCGCGCGCACTCTGATTCGCTGCGCATACTGTTCGGCGACCTCGTCGAAGACCTGCCCCGACAGCACGCGGTGCATCTCTACCGCGAGGATGACCGAGTAAAGCTCAGAACCTCGAGCCCGGCGGGTCAAGTGCGTCTTCAGGCGCACCGCCTCAGTTCTTTTCTCACGATGCGAGGGGGCACGCCGCCCTGGATCAACACCTGCGTGTACTACTGCCACCCCGAGAGCAAGGTGCACCACGCCGATTTCAACAACCGAACGGCCATCGTCAGCTCCTACCCGGCCCTGGGCCGCATGATTATGTCCACGCAGACCGCGGAGACTGCCCGCGTGGATGTCGACGCGATCGTTGGAGCACTGGCACCGTTGAGCACCGATACAACCGGCACGGGAATCTATAGTCAGAAATGGACAAGCATTCTCGACGCGCACTCGGTGAATGTGTCCGGCAGCACGGCAATGGATTCATCGAGCGTCGGTCGTCACGCTCGGGCGCCGATCTCGACGATGGCCATGTCGAAGTCCGAATCGCCGAGATCCACCTAG
- a CDS encoding DEAD/DEAH box helicase family protein — protein MATRSSRSTTKKRKPSAKRTKSAKKPSAATAVPTIPPGQRVWLLELPWGGLGGGTPAGVTYYKSLTAHAYVGTALPSPLEPYASKPYSYLRWLEDELNGSEGPGATAAPMTLRPEQRADVDAIVAAAERGFWQVHLANDVGTGKTLVAVAAAKAIAKLRGGRTILVTVDRPARITIPSWRRTIAALTQDDRGDDDLRWIIMSSDSLGKLMARNGRPRLKVDVAVIDEAHQFRHASKRTSYMRRLTRMDGPHEKAPFVLTITATPGHHPGEWGYLSSLFAQVHGDPPAAWSDFGRALAERGMPLETSYGKWTWDAEAKESLPLQQAAIGDARDMLLKHDPPLMLTRSAPWGPPPFDVDLVELTPDQWRAYELEWGDFQREMQLARTGNNVARGLAALVRLRQKASMIRVEHTVAAAKAELSRGYQVLVATEMVSTAAHPVAELLEADGIPVARIYGSNPQAESERMRFQRGEAPVVVFNTPTAINLQAREQFADGTFATDTPRRGFFHQARYSGLLAEQTMGRAHRNHQVCAWSLLAAAGTIEERAGTVMLSRLIASATSTDADASTFSEVARVFGIDWIPAVRLADELG, from the coding sequence ATGGCGACCCGGTCCTCGCGCTCAACGACCAAGAAGCGCAAGCCCAGCGCCAAGCGGACTAAGTCCGCCAAGAAGCCCAGCGCAGCGACGGCCGTCCCCACCATCCCTCCCGGCCAGCGGGTATGGCTGCTTGAGCTCCCCTGGGGAGGGCTGGGCGGCGGGACACCAGCCGGGGTGACCTACTACAAGTCGCTCACCGCCCACGCCTACGTCGGTACCGCCCTGCCGAGCCCACTGGAGCCCTACGCCAGCAAGCCCTACTCCTACCTGCGGTGGCTGGAGGACGAGCTCAACGGCAGCGAGGGCCCGGGCGCGACCGCCGCACCCATGACGCTGCGCCCGGAGCAACGCGCGGACGTGGACGCGATCGTCGCGGCCGCCGAGCGCGGGTTTTGGCAGGTCCACCTGGCCAATGATGTGGGCACCGGCAAGACCCTGGTGGCGGTGGCGGCGGCGAAGGCCATCGCGAAGCTGCGCGGCGGGCGCACCATCCTGGTGACGGTGGACCGGCCGGCGCGCATCACCATCCCGTCGTGGCGGCGCACCATCGCCGCGCTCACACAAGACGACCGGGGCGACGACGACCTGCGCTGGATCATCATGTCCTCCGACAGCCTGGGCAAACTCATGGCCCGGAACGGGCGCCCTCGCCTCAAGGTCGACGTCGCGGTGATCGACGAGGCCCACCAGTTCCGGCACGCCAGCAAGCGCACCAGCTACATGCGGCGACTGACCCGAATGGACGGCCCTCACGAGAAGGCCCCGTTCGTGCTGACGATCACCGCCACCCCTGGCCATCACCCGGGCGAATGGGGTTACCTGTCGTCGCTGTTCGCGCAGGTCCACGGCGATCCCCCGGCCGCGTGGTCGGACTTCGGCCGGGCCTTGGCCGAGCGGGGTATGCCCCTGGAGACCTCGTACGGCAAGTGGACGTGGGACGCCGAGGCCAAGGAGTCGTTACCCCTGCAGCAGGCCGCGATTGGCGACGCACGCGACATGCTGCTGAAGCACGATCCGCCGCTGATGCTCACCCGGTCGGCGCCGTGGGGGCCTCCACCGTTCGACGTGGACCTGGTGGAGCTGACCCCGGACCAGTGGCGGGCCTACGAGCTGGAGTGGGGCGACTTCCAGCGGGAGATGCAGCTCGCCAGGACGGGCAACAACGTCGCTCGCGGGCTGGCTGCGCTGGTGCGGCTGCGCCAGAAGGCGTCGATGATCCGGGTCGAGCACACCGTGGCGGCGGCCAAGGCCGAACTCTCGCGCGGCTACCAGGTGTTGGTCGCCACCGAGATGGTGTCCACGGCCGCGCACCCGGTGGCCGAACTGCTCGAGGCCGACGGGATCCCGGTCGCACGGATCTACGGCTCGAACCCGCAGGCCGAGTCCGAGCGGATGCGGTTCCAGCGAGGCGAGGCGCCGGTGGTGGTGTTCAACACGCCCACCGCGATCAACCTGCAGGCGCGCGAGCAGTTCGCCGACGGCACGTTCGCGACCGACACCCCGCGGAGAGGCTTCTTCCACCAGGCCCGCTACTCGGGGCTCCTGGCCGAACAGACGATGGGCCGCGCGCACCGGAATCATCAGGTGTGCGCCTGGTCGCTCCTGGCGGCGGCCGGCACGATCGAGGAGCGAGCGGGGACGGTGATGCTGTCCCGGCTCATCGCCTCGGCGACCAGCACCGACGCGGACGCCTCCACCTTCTCCGAGGTGGCCCGGGTGTTCGGGATCGACTGGATCCCCGCCGTCCGGCTGGCGGACGAACTCGGCTGA
- a CDS encoding APC family permease, whose amino-acid sequence MERTGAGGQPALRRVMGPGLLLVFIVGDILGTGVYALTGKVAAQVGGVAWLTFLLAFGVAVLTAASYLELVTKYPTAGGAAAYAHRAFRVQALTYLVTFAVMASGLTSAASAALAFAGNLTQVIPADGLPDHVRVAEQAHGVGGGQLSWLDSVTGNGLLVGIALAFILAVAAINLRGISESVRLNVVLTAIEVSGLLLVIGIGVWALSHGHGDLSRLTQVETSPGESPVRSITAATALAFFAFVGFEDSVNMAEETRDPARVFPRIMFAGLAITGVIYLLVVAVSVSVVPPEVLGSGETPLLTVVAVGAPAFPLWIFALITMAAVANSALINMLMASRLLYGMAGEKVLPSLLGRVLPGRRTPWVAICVTTLLAVLLIAGVDLASLGGTTSLLLLAVFAVTNCAVLVLRRSPVEHRHFRAPTVIPVAGLLSCVFLASPWSGRPAEDYRVAALLLLAGVGLWLLRVVMSSRSRRRRDEHARRPTPDG is encoded by the coding sequence ATGGAACGCACGGGGGCGGGAGGCCAGCCGGCGCTGCGCCGCGTGATGGGACCCGGCCTGCTTCTGGTGTTCATAGTGGGCGACATCCTGGGCACCGGGGTCTACGCGCTCACCGGCAAGGTCGCGGCGCAGGTCGGCGGGGTGGCGTGGTTGACCTTCCTCCTGGCCTTCGGCGTGGCGGTCCTCACCGCCGCGAGCTACCTCGAGCTGGTCACCAAGTACCCCACTGCCGGCGGGGCGGCGGCCTACGCGCACCGCGCGTTCCGGGTGCAGGCGCTCACGTACCTCGTGACCTTCGCCGTGATGGCCTCGGGCCTCACGTCCGCCGCCTCGGCCGCGCTCGCGTTCGCCGGGAATCTCACCCAGGTCATCCCCGCGGACGGGCTCCCCGACCACGTCCGCGTGGCCGAGCAGGCCCACGGCGTCGGAGGGGGCCAGCTCTCCTGGCTGGACTCGGTGACCGGGAACGGGCTGCTGGTGGGGATCGCGCTGGCGTTCATCCTCGCGGTGGCAGCGATCAACCTGCGCGGGATCTCGGAATCGGTCCGGCTCAACGTCGTGCTCACCGCGATCGAGGTCTCAGGGTTGCTGCTGGTGATCGGGATCGGGGTCTGGGCGCTCTCGCACGGCCACGGCGATCTGTCGCGGCTCACCCAGGTGGAGACCTCGCCGGGGGAGAGCCCGGTGCGCTCGATCACCGCCGCCACCGCCCTGGCCTTCTTCGCCTTCGTCGGATTCGAGGACTCGGTGAACATGGCGGAGGAGACCCGGGATCCCGCGCGCGTCTTCCCCCGGATCATGTTCGCCGGGTTGGCGATCACCGGGGTGATCTACCTGCTGGTGGTGGCGGTGTCGGTGTCCGTGGTGCCGCCGGAGGTCCTGGGTTCGGGCGAGACACCGCTGCTCACGGTGGTGGCGGTGGGGGCGCCGGCGTTCCCCCTGTGGATCTTCGCGCTCATCACCATGGCCGCCGTGGCCAACTCGGCCCTGATCAACATGCTCATGGCCTCTCGGTTGCTCTACGGCATGGCGGGGGAGAAGGTCTTGCCCTCCCTGCTCGGCAGGGTGCTGCCCGGCCGTCGCACTCCCTGGGTGGCGATCTGCGTGACCACGCTGCTCGCCGTGCTCCTCATCGCGGGGGTCGACCTGGCCTCGCTCGGTGGCACCACCTCCCTGCTGCTCCTGGCGGTGTTCGCGGTGACCAACTGCGCCGTCCTCGTGCTGCGCCGCAGTCCCGTGGAGCATCGGCATTTCCGGGCGCCGACGGTGATCCCCGTAGCGGGCCTGCTCAGCTGCGTGTTCCTGGCATCGCCGTGGTCGGGTCGGCCGGCGGAGGACTACCGGGTCGCGGCGCTGCTCCTACTCGCCGGGGTCGGGCTGTGGTTGCTCCGGGTGGTCATGTCGTCACGCTCCCGGCGGCGGCGCGACGAGCACGCCAGGCGCCCCACGCCGGACGGATGA
- a CDS encoding magnesium transporter, whose translation MTTSVPADTHPLGTAGRYASRRVPTAGPDDTVGHVLEGLRGGDVDSAAVVAILEGERLLGLVTIERLLRSPDDTRAGAIMDTAPPVVAPTAVQEQAAWRAVQHGEPTLAVVDDGRFVGLVPATALLGVLLAEHDEDLVRLGGFLKSASPAQTTTVEPVLQRLWHRLPWLVVGLVGALLAAGVVGGFEAVLAEHVLIAFFVPGVVYLADAIGTQTEALVIRGLSLGVGIRQVAGREILTGILLGLVLGVVSLVLVGVIWQDWSVALAVALALLAAASLATVIALVLPWLIDRVGKDPAFGSGPLATVLQDIITVTIYLAVASVLVV comes from the coding sequence ATGACGACCTCGGTTCCCGCCGACACCCATCCGCTCGGGACGGCGGGCCGGTATGCCTCGCGCCGCGTCCCCACCGCGGGCCCGGACGACACCGTGGGCCACGTGCTGGAGGGGCTTCGCGGCGGGGACGTCGACAGCGCCGCGGTGGTCGCGATCCTCGAGGGCGAGCGGCTGCTCGGACTGGTGACGATCGAGCGGCTCCTCCGCTCCCCGGACGACACGCGGGCGGGCGCGATCATGGACACCGCTCCCCCGGTGGTGGCCCCGACCGCCGTGCAGGAGCAGGCGGCGTGGCGCGCCGTCCAACACGGCGAACCGACCCTGGCGGTCGTCGACGACGGCCGGTTCGTCGGTCTCGTGCCCGCGACCGCGCTGCTCGGGGTCCTGCTCGCGGAACACGATGAGGACCTCGTCCGCCTGGGCGGGTTCCTCAAGTCCGCCTCCCCCGCCCAGACCACCACGGTCGAGCCGGTGCTGCAGCGCCTGTGGCACCGGCTTCCGTGGCTGGTGGTCGGGTTGGTCGGGGCCCTGCTCGCCGCGGGAGTGGTGGGCGGCTTCGAGGCCGTGCTCGCCGAGCACGTCCTCATCGCGTTCTTCGTCCCCGGCGTGGTCTACCTCGCCGACGCGATCGGGACCCAGACCGAGGCGCTCGTCATCCGCGGACTCTCGCTGGGGGTCGGGATACGTCAGGTGGCAGGGCGCGAGATCCTCACCGGGATCCTCCTGGGGCTCGTCCTCGGCGTAGTGTCCCTGGTCCTGGTGGGTGTGATCTGGCAGGACTGGTCGGTGGCGCTGGCGGTCGCCCTCGCGCTGCTCGCCGCCGCCTCACTGGCCACGGTCATCGCGCTGGTGCTGCCGTGGCTCATCGACAGGGTCGGCAAAGACCCCGCCTTCGGCTCGGGCCCCCTCGCCACGGTGCTGCAGGACATCATCACGGTCACGATCTACCTCGCGGTGGCGTCCGTCCTCGTGGTGTGA
- a CDS encoding alpha/beta fold hydrolase yields MLLLPLTTSVPLWAWLPLLVLGLGGLVWLVAARRRRWVRPAAVGVVAIAAIGSVLASQTLAVTPPITGPDGEPVPGSIASMEAVELNGSEQWITLRGHDTSNPVLLNLGMGGPGGGGFFNSREFRPLEEQFTVVNWDEPGTGRSYGAVPFDELDRQRFVDDAAALARYLIERFGQERIVVYGVSWSSILGIWLVQEHPELFHAFVSSGQMVNTGENDRMGYELALAHLEEQGETRRADRLRENGPPPYHGENVVRPYVDFLDVLNEIMGTPRYTLVVPLLGFFVPEYGYLDTINHTRGLIDSFNAVYPQLEDLDFVEQAPVLEVPVFFFVGRHDVNAMPSLVQEYYDVLDAPTKELIWLEGGHGLGSAENTDVFVDVMLEQVRPLAVA; encoded by the coding sequence GTGCTCCTGTTGCCCCTCACCACGTCGGTCCCACTATGGGCGTGGCTACCCCTTCTCGTGCTGGGCCTGGGCGGTCTGGTCTGGCTCGTCGCCGCGCGTCGCCGGCGGTGGGTGCGGCCGGCCGCGGTGGGCGTGGTGGCGATCGCGGCGATCGGGTCGGTGCTCGCCTCGCAGACCCTCGCCGTGACGCCGCCGATCACCGGACCGGACGGCGAGCCGGTGCCCGGCAGCATTGCGTCGATGGAGGCGGTGGAGCTGAACGGCAGCGAGCAGTGGATCACCCTGCGCGGCCACGACACGTCAAACCCGGTCCTGCTCAACCTCGGGATGGGCGGCCCGGGCGGCGGCGGGTTCTTCAACTCGCGCGAGTTCCGGCCGCTGGAGGAACAGTTCACGGTGGTGAACTGGGACGAGCCGGGGACGGGCAGGTCGTACGGCGCCGTGCCGTTCGACGAGCTCGACCGGCAGCGGTTCGTCGACGACGCGGCCGCGCTCGCCCGGTATCTGATCGAGCGATTCGGGCAGGAGAGGATCGTGGTCTACGGGGTGTCGTGGTCGAGCATCCTCGGCATCTGGCTGGTGCAGGAGCACCCCGAGCTCTTCCACGCCTTCGTCAGCAGCGGGCAGATGGTCAACACAGGCGAGAACGACCGGATGGGCTACGAGCTGGCGCTGGCGCACCTCGAGGAGCAGGGCGAGACCCGGCGTGCGGACAGGCTCCGCGAGAACGGACCGCCGCCGTACCACGGCGAGAACGTGGTGCGGCCCTACGTGGACTTCCTCGACGTGCTCAACGAGATCATGGGCACGCCCCGCTACACGCTGGTGGTGCCGCTCCTCGGGTTCTTCGTGCCCGAGTACGGCTACCTCGACACGATCAACCACACCCGCGGGCTGATCGACTCGTTCAACGCCGTGTACCCGCAGCTCGAGGACCTGGATTTCGTGGAGCAGGCCCCCGTGTTGGAGGTGCCGGTGTTCTTCTTCGTGGGACGCCACGACGTCAACGCGATGCCGAGCCTGGTGCAGGAGTACTACGACGTACTCGACGCCCCGACCAAGGAGCTGATCTGGCTCGAGGGCGGACACGGTCTGGGCAGCGCGGAGAACACCGACGTGTTCGTCGACGTGATGCTCGAGCAGGTCCGGCCGCTGGCGGTGGCGTGA
- a CDS encoding Hsp20/alpha crystallin family protein — protein MADNLARFDPFAGLDALRREFLDSGLLGTLRGRAPTTDVYTEGDTGLVVEVHLPNFEEKDISVAVDKGTLSIQAERHERDEDKSRKYVVRESSSSFFRSIALPDHADVQKITADYDDGVLKVTVPLAEISAPTKIQIGSGGSAP, from the coding sequence ATGGCGGACAACCTGGCACGATTCGATCCGTTCGCGGGGCTCGACGCCCTGCGGAGGGAGTTCCTGGACAGCGGTCTGTTGGGCACCCTCCGCGGCAGGGCCCCGACCACCGACGTGTACACCGAGGGGGACACGGGGTTGGTGGTGGAGGTCCATCTCCCGAACTTCGAGGAGAAGGACATCTCCGTCGCCGTCGACAAGGGGACGCTGTCCATCCAGGCCGAGCGGCACGAGCGCGACGAGGACAAGTCGCGCAAGTACGTCGTCCGCGAGAGCAGCAGCAGCTTCTTCCGCAGCATCGCGTTGCCCGATCACGCCGATGTCCAGAAGATCACGGCCGACTACGACGACGGTGTCCTCAAGGTCACCGTCCCCCTGGCGGAGATCTCCGCGCCGACGAAGATCCAGATCGGGTCCGGTGGCAGCGCGCCGTAA